Sequence from the Nocardia brasiliensis genome:
ATCCGGATCGGCGCCCCGGCGTCCTGGAACGGCGCGATGGCGGCCAAGGACGAGTCCGGCGGTACCTTCCGTGCCGCCACCGACGACGAGATCCTCGCGGCGTACCGGCTGGTCGCGGCGACCGAGGGCGTGTTCGTCGAGCCCGCGTCGGCGGCCAGCGTCGCGGGCCTGCTCGCGGCGCGCACCGAGGGCTGGCTCGATGCCGGGCTCACCGTCGTGTGCACCGTGACCGGCAACGGACTCAAGGATCCCGACACCGCCCTGCTGGGAATGCCGCAGGTGCAGGCGATTCCGGTCGACCCGGTCGCGGTCGCCGCCGAGCTAGAGTTGGCCTGAGTTGAATTCCAAGGATAGTCAGCTGGCCGAGCGGCGACGTGGCTCGGCGATGAGTCGGACACTGCCCGCGGGTCTCGCGGTGACCGCGCGGGTGCCCGCGTCCACCGCGAACCTCGGTCCCGGGTTCGACTCGCTCGGTATGGCGCTCGGCATGTTCGACGAGATCGACGTGCGCACTACCGATTCCGGGCTCAGCATCCGGGTCGAGGGGGAGGGCGCCGACGATGTGCCCTGGGGCCCTTCACATCTCGTGGTGCGCGCGATCGAGCGCGGTCTGGAGGCCGCTGGCGTCTGGGCCGATGGCCTCGATGTGGTGTGCCGCAACGTGATTCCGCATTCGCGCGGGCTCGGCTCGTCCGCGTCGGCGGTGGTCGGCGGGCTCGCGGCCGGCTGTGCCATCGCCGCGAAATTCGATCCGGCACTGGCCGCCTCGGCCGACCAATTGGTGCAGCTGGCATCGGAATTCGAAGGTCATCCGGACAACGCCGCGGCCAGCGTGCTCGGCGGCATCGTGGTGTCCTGGACCGAGACCGACCGGGCCGCCGACATCGGCCGTGACGGCGTTCCGGTGGCCGAACACCACGGCCGGGTCTACCGGGCCGTGCGGCTGGACGCGCACCCGTCGCTGCGCCCCGTCGTGCTCATCCCCGAGGAACGCTCGGCGACCGCGCACACCAGGGGCTTGTTGCCCGAGGTGGTGCCGCACGGCGACGCCGCGTTCAACGTCAGCCGGGCCGCCTTGGCCGTGGTGGCGCTCACCCAGCGTCCTGACCTGCTGATGCCCGCGACGGCCGACCGGCTGCACCAGGCCCAGCGTGCGCCCGCGCTACCGCTGACCACCACCTGGATTTCCCGGCTGCGAGCGGCGGGTATCGCGGCCACCGTTTCCGGTGCCGGACCGACCGTGCTGGCCCTCGGGACCGGCGAATTCCCTGCCGAACTCCGCGAACTCGCGGCTCTGGACGGCCTGCGCGTGGTCGAGCCCGGGCTCGCCGACGGAGTCCGGATCGACTGACGGCGCGTCTGCCTTGCCGATATTCGCAGTGTGCAGCTATCCTGAGCGAGTCCGTACATCGTGCGCATCAGACGCCGGTGCTTCATCAGGGCAATCGCTCCAGCAGGCTCCAGGCTCGAGCCTCCAGGCCATGGGGGTGCTGCGTAGCTGCGCAACTGGAATGATCTCTCCCACCTCTCACCACCGGTGGCGAAGCGGACGGACGCATCCGAGTCCGGCAGAATGCCCGGACTGCGGGACGAACCCTCGAAACAGCACACGGCAATCGAGGGAAGGAAAGGATTTCCGTGACAGATACGGACCTGCTCGCGACACCAGGGGTGGAATCCAACCCAGCCTCGGGCGACCGCGAAAGTGACTCCGGACAGATTTCGAAGATGAGCGAACAAACCGACGTCGCACGATCGGGGCTGACTGGAATGTTGTTGCCGCAGTTGCGCGCGCTCGCGGGGGAGCTCGGTATCCGAGGCACCTCCGGAATGCGCAAAGGTGATTTGATCGCCGCCATCAAGGAAAATCAGGCCGGAAAACCGGCGAAGGGCGAAAAGCCCGAGGGGGGTCAGGCCAAGTCCGCGGTTTCCGCCAAGGCCGAAACGTCCGGTAAAACCGAAGCTCGTGCCACCGCGCCCGCTCGCGCCGAGCAGGGCACCCTCGATGTCGGCACCGCCCCGGCGAAGGAGGCGCCCGCCGCCGAGACCGCCGCCCCGGCGAAGGAAAAGCAAGCCGCCGCCGCGAATCCGGCTCCGGCCGAGAACGCGCAGTCCACCTCGAACGAGTCCGAGGATTCGGGTCGCGAGGGTGGCCAGCGCGGCCGTGGTCGGCAGCGGCGCGGCCGTGACCAGGCGCGATCCGGCGGCGGCGAGGCCGCGGCCGATGCGCGTGGTGACGAGCCGAAGCAGGACGCCGAGCAGGGTGAGCGGCGCCGTGACCGCAACCAGTCCGGTGACCGCAACCAGTCGGGCGACCGGAACCAGTCCGGTGACCGCAACAACCAGAACGGCAACGGCGGCAACGCGAACGGCGGTCGCAACGACCGCAACAACGCGCGCAACGACGACGACGAAGAAGGCGGACGCGGGCGGCGGGGTCGCCGGTTCCGTGAGCGTCGCCGCGGGCGCGACCGCGAAACCGGTGGCGGGGGCGGCGAGGCCCGCGAGCTCGAGATCCGCGAAGACGATGTGTTGCAGCCGGTCGCGGGCATCCTCGACGTGCTCGACAACTACGCCTTCGTCCGGACCTCGGGTTACCTGGCAGGGCCGAACGACGTCTACGTCTCGATGAACCTGGTCCGCAAGAACGGCCTGCGCCGCGGTGACGCGATCACCGGTGCGGTGCGTGCCCCGCGGGACGGCGAGCAGAGCAACCAGCGGCAGAAGTTCGATCCGCTGGTGCGGCTGGACACGGTCAACGGCGGTGAGGTCGAGGCGGCCAAGCGGCGCCCCGAGTTCAGCAAGCTCACCCCGCTGTACCCGAACCAGCGGCTGCGGCTCGAGACCCAGCCGAACAAGCTGACCACTCGCGTCATCGACCTGATCATGCCGATCGGTAAGGGCCAGCGCGCCCTGATCGTCTCGCCGCCGAAGGCGGGTAAGACGACGATCATGCAGGACATCGCGAACGCCATCGCGATCAACAACCCCGAGGTCTACCTCATGGTTGTGCTGGTCGACGAACGGCCGGAAGAGGTCACCGACATGCAGCGCTCGGTGAAGGGCGAGGTCATCGCCTCGACCTTCGACCGGCCGCCGTCAGACCACACCTCGGTCGCCGAGCTCGCCATCGAGCGCGCCAAGCGACTGGTGGAAATGGGCAAAGACGTTGTGGTGCTGCTCGACTCGATCACTCGACTGGGTCGCGCGTACAACAACTCCTCGCCCGCGTCGGGCCGAATCCTTTCCGGTGGTGTCGATTCCACCGCGCTGTACCCGCCCAAGCGGTTCCTCGGCGCGGCGCGCAACATCGAGAACGGCGGCTCGCTCACCATCATCGCGACCGCGATGGTGGAGACCGGATCCACCGGTGACACGGTCATCTTCGAGGAGTTCAAGGGCACCGGCAACGCGGAACTCAAGCTGGACCGCAAGATCGCGGAACGGCGCGTGTTCCCCGCGGTGGACGTCAACCCGTCCGGCACTCGTAAGGACGAGCTACTGCTCAGCCCCGACGAGGCGGCGGTGCTGCACAAGCTGCGCCGCGTACTGTCCGGCCTGGACTCGCACCAGGCGATCGATCTGCTGATCGATCGGCTGAAGAAGTCCAAGAACAACCTCGAGTTCCTGATGCAGGTCAGCAAGACCGCGCCGGGCGCACTCGACGAATGAGTTCCTGAGTTGCACTGCCGAAAGGGCCTCGCTACCGCGGGGCCCTTTCGGCGTCTGCGGGCTGAAGAACATCAGCCAGTCCCGCCTCTCCGCGTCTTCAGCCCAGACTCGTGCGCCTCGATGGCGGCGTCGGCGGCCGACGGTCGGGTGCCGATCGCGTGCTGGATGTACCCGGTGAGTTACCCATGTGCTGACGAAATCGGTTGAACCGACGGCATTCGCCGAGAGGGCGCCCTGCCAACGGGGCCCTCTCGGCGTTGCGGGGCTGAAGAACATCAGCCCGATCATGGCCGCGCCGCTGACCAGTCCGCCGATGATGACTGCCGAGGTGCTCACCGCGCTCCCCTCCGGAGCAGTGTGCAGAGTCTCGACGTAGACGGTGGTTGTCGGGGCGGCGGTGGTCGGAATGTCGGGCAGTGCGCACCAGCCGACCGCGACAGCGAGGAGCAGCAGGCCGAAGATCGCGGACGCGACTCGGATGTTCACAAGTTCTCCCTTCTGTCACGGCACGCCGGCGTGCGCTCGACACTCGAGCTGGCTTTCCGCCGCAAGGGCGGTGTTCACGCGGCGAATCGGCCCGAGGACTCAACTCTATGAACGTCGCTGTTCGTATTCATGAGTAGCGGACTACCCGACTTCAGGGTTCCTGAGACAGCGTCGATCCGCGTGCCCGAACTTCCTGGGGCGACAGTGGTAGGGGGAGTACCTGGGGCGGGAACAAACCACCGCCCGGGGGTGTTTTGGGAGCGTAGTGACAGTTCTGGCATACTGAACGGTCGTTGCGTCTGCTCGCTCGAGCAGAGCTCCCGCCTAA
This genomic interval carries:
- the rho gene encoding transcription termination factor Rho — translated: MTDTDLLATPGVESNPASGDRESDSGQISKMSEQTDVARSGLTGMLLPQLRALAGELGIRGTSGMRKGDLIAAIKENQAGKPAKGEKPEGGQAKSAVSAKAETSGKTEARATAPARAEQGTLDVGTAPAKEAPAAETAAPAKEKQAAAANPAPAENAQSTSNESEDSGREGGQRGRGRQRRGRDQARSGGGEAAADARGDEPKQDAEQGERRRDRNQSGDRNQSGDRNQSGDRNNQNGNGGNANGGRNDRNNARNDDDEEGGRGRRGRRFRERRRGRDRETGGGGGEARELEIREDDVLQPVAGILDVLDNYAFVRTSGYLAGPNDVYVSMNLVRKNGLRRGDAITGAVRAPRDGEQSNQRQKFDPLVRLDTVNGGEVEAAKRRPEFSKLTPLYPNQRLRLETQPNKLTTRVIDLIMPIGKGQRALIVSPPKAGKTTIMQDIANAIAINNPEVYLMVVLVDERPEEVTDMQRSVKGEVIASTFDRPPSDHTSVAELAIERAKRLVEMGKDVVVLLDSITRLGRAYNNSSPASGRILSGGVDSTALYPPKRFLGAARNIENGGSLTIIATAMVETGSTGDTVIFEEFKGTGNAELKLDRKIAERRVFPAVDVNPSGTRKDELLLSPDEAAVLHKLRRVLSGLDSHQAIDLLIDRLKKSKNNLEFLMQVSKTAPGALDE
- the thrB gene encoding homoserine kinase; its protein translation is MSRTLPAGLAVTARVPASTANLGPGFDSLGMALGMFDEIDVRTTDSGLSIRVEGEGADDVPWGPSHLVVRAIERGLEAAGVWADGLDVVCRNVIPHSRGLGSSASAVVGGLAAGCAIAAKFDPALAASADQLVQLASEFEGHPDNAAASVLGGIVVSWTETDRAADIGRDGVPVAEHHGRVYRAVRLDAHPSLRPVVLIPEERSATAHTRGLLPEVVPHGDAAFNVSRAALAVVALTQRPDLLMPATADRLHQAQRAPALPLTTTWISRLRAAGIAATVSGAGPTVLALGTGEFPAELRELAALDGLRVVEPGLADGVRID